The DNA window GAAGAATTAATCCCAGATCCCCCGATACTCTAGTCTCCCTCCAATCCAACTTTGCCTAGCTATCTCCTAATGAACTAGGTTCATAACAACTCTCTTCCTATTTACTTGGTCGTTTAGGATATTGTCACACCTTTGACTATATTTCTTCAAAGtagcattgccaaaaattattaaATTACAGTTAAATCAATATATTTTGAATGTGAATGTAATTAACCATATTTATATTGATTGAATGCAACGTTTTAAATCGTGGGCTAAGATATTTAGCGGTGGGCTCCTTCAAAAACTATAGCAGAATATAGCGAAAGCTATTTCATTTAGTGGTTTTATAGAAAACAtgaaattcttaattaattatgcaCAAAAACATTTAGCAAAGCAAAATTTTATGAACATAAATGATTAAATACATGTACAGGCTCTAGGAGAGCATGCCTCCACATTTATTACTTAACATTGACCATATCAATCAACATACTCACGGCTGTGATTAACATCATATTCATTCACTATTCAAGGATCAATTGTTCAATGATTTATTAAATCAGTATCAAGAACCTAATGGAGAGGCACATATTATAGTTTTTTAGACTAAGGTATGAATTTATGCTTCGGTCAGGATTAGTGCTGCTAAATCTATTTCACAGCTAAAACAAATAGTGGTGTTTAGCAGACCTAGAGCATCTTTAGCAGTGATAGCGGAACAATTAACAATATTGTAGCGGTAGACCCTATAAAAAATTATAGTGGGCTATTTAGAACCTTGATTTCATGTGACAATCAAAATGATTAATGTATAACAATGAAAATATTTTTGAAGTTTGAATGCCTTAATTTTGGACTGGAGGTAGTACCTCGTCACTAAGGAAAAAAATCATTTCTTCTCTACCACTTAGTAGATTGGTTAGAAGTGGATATTGAGAAGGGTTTTAGAATATATTTTTCAAGTTTATTTGCAGTTTTGTGCTTCTTCTCTATTGGAGTGTTATGTAAAGCTTATGGAAAACCTGTTTTGAGCAAACAATTCTGAAAGACTATTTTGTTGAAAGCTGCTAACAGAATGATCTTTATGATAAAAATTCATCATGCTGGAAGGTAATAATTGTATGCACAAATACTGGTGTTTTCTCACTGCTGTCTAATTTAAGGTTTATTAATGATCCAACGAGGTTGGACAGAACTACGCTGGTTGCTGAATCCTCCTCCCTCAGCAGCACTTGATTCTGATAAAATTGCAAGTAATTGACATGTCTTATCGTGGCCACTATTACTCACTTACTTAAATTATCTGTACCCCCAATCACAGACCGGTGTTGCTGTCAAACATTGCAAGGAGGGCACTGAGAGCTCTATTTTCTGGTCTTCTATCGGTGGAAAGCAGAGTTATACAAGTAAAAATGCTGCACCTGATGCTGTTATTAGAGAGCCTCATTTGTATACCTTCTCTCTTAGGAATGGTTAGTAGTAGTCAAACCTTCTATTCACAGTGTTTCTCAATCTTACCACATTCTGGTTTTTATGCTTTATAGTGACCCTAATGTTTTATTATCATTTTTTTGGCTTCAATCGTGATAACATCGTCACCATTTGTCAGGGAAGCTGGAGGTTTGTTGCCGTATTGATTTGATCCAAATTGGTCATGTTCCAATAATcttgtttttaaaaaaaattctgaaAGCTCACTTGTACACAGGTTACTGAAGTTTTCAATTTTTCACAAGATGATTTGTTGACCGAAGATACGATGATACTTGATACACACTGTGAGGTTTTTGTTTGGATGGGTCAGTGTGTGGAGACAAAAGAAAAACAGAAAGCATTTGACATTGGCCAGGTAGGTACCAAGTTTAAGTGTTAACCTTTCTGTTTTTGGTTGGATCACTATCGTCCAACTCCTAGCAACGATTGCTTCCCTCCCAGAAATACGTACAACATGCCGTGGCCTTTGAAGGTATTTCTCCTGATGTGCCTCTCTATAAAGTCAATGAAGGGAATGAACCTTGCTTCTTCAGGACATACTTCTCCTGGGATAACACACGATCAGTGGTATGCTCTTAGATATTTACTTCTGTATTTCAAAAATTCAGCTTTTCGTTCTAACTATGTCCCATTTATTATCTATTTGTATGGAATAGCTGATATTTTGAAGGTTTACCTTTTTTCACTTAATGGACTTTGCTCATATGTCCAATATTCGGCATACCTTTTTTCTTTGCTTGCGGTTAAGCTGATACGTGTCATTCTTGAAACAGATTCATGGAAACTCTTTTGAGAAGAAACTTTCAGTTCTTTTTGGAATGCGTTCAGAGGTAAGTAAACTTTTGCTATTCAATTTACAAAGAATGCTACAtgttattttccttttttttctgctTCATGCCTTTTTAACTGCTTCCAGGGTGGAAATAAGGGCTCATCAGGTGATGGTGGGCCAACTCAAAGGGCATCAGCCTTGGCAGCTCTTTCATCTGCATTGAATCCATCGTCGCAAGGAAAACAGGTACTGCTAATAATTTCCTTCCCTCCGtttcaaaaataataataatttccTTCCCGATTTTTCTTATCTGCTAACCACCAAATCCCATGGGTTTTCAGTCAGATGAGAGGCCCACAAGCTCATCAGGTGACAGCGAGCATAGCCAACGTGCTTCAGCAATGGCTGCCTTGTCCTCTGCCCTTAATACATCGTCAAAACCCAGCAGCACACAATCTCATTCAGGCCAAGGGTCTCAAAGAGCCGCTGCTGTTGCAGCACTGTCCAATGTTTTGACTGCAGAGGGATCTCACAGCCCCCGCCACAGTAGGTCGTCTCCCACAGCAGGTTAGACTTGCCAGCCTAAATTTGATTTGAAGTTTCACCTTTTCTTTAGGAAGATAACAATACTAGAAGCATGTCTCAAGCTCCCAGTGATATTGTTCCTGTTATGGTAGTAATTCTGGTAAATAATATTGGATATTTTTAGCACCGGCATGTTGCATCACTTTGTTTTTGTAGAAATAGTCAAATCGTGTCCTTTTGGTTTTGCTCTGGAAGAGTAAAAAAGGATCTGAGATGTATTTAAGTTTGTTAACTGTGTTTACTTGAGTTTTACTCTTTTTTTTAAACTACTTGAGTTTTACTTATGAATAATTAATAGGATTCGCTTAGTAACTGCAAGAAAGTAGATGAAGATGAACCCATGAGAATTCTGTGATTAATTTTTACCTCTTAGCTTGATGGCAAAGGTTGATGATGCCTTCACTTGATGCAGATGCTGAGAAGACTGAATTAGCTCCTGCTTCTCCCCATCAGTTTGAAACAGGGCCTGAAGATGTCCGAACAGAGCCTGATGTCTCACAGGAACAAACTGCTAACGAAAATGGAGGCCAGACGACCTTTAGCTATGAACGCTTGATATCAAAGT is part of the Miscanthus floridulus cultivar M001 unplaced genomic scaffold, ASM1932011v1 fs_132_1_2, whole genome shotgun sequence genome and encodes:
- the LOC136530449 gene encoding villin-2-like, whose translation is MILDTHCEVFVWMGQCVETKEKQKAFDIGQKYVQHAVAFEGISPDVPLYKVNEGNEPCFFRTYFSWDNTRSVIHGNSFEKKLSVLFGMRSEGGNKGSSGDGGPTQRASALAALSSALNPSSQGKQSDERPTSSSGDSEHSQRASAMAALSSALNTSSKPSSTQSHSGQGSQRAAAVAALSNVLTAEGSHSPRHSRSSPTADAEKTELAPASPHQFETGPEDVRTEPDVSQEQTANENGGQTTFSYERLISKSTDPVSGIDYKRRETYLVDSEFETVFGMTKEEFYEQPRWKQELQKKKADLF